A region of the Candidatus Kryptonium sp. genome:
TGTCATGTTCCATATCAGAGACGAAATTTTTGAAGATGGCTCTATCAATCCGAAAAAATTAAAAGTCATCGGGCGACTTGGTGGGAATTTATATACGCTCGTTGATAATGTTTTTGAGATGAAAAGAATGAGCTATGATGAATACAAAAAAATTTACGGAATTAACGATTGAAAACTAAAATAGGTTCATAGATTATGTTCATTCGTTACTCAAAATGGACTGAACAATCAATGACGGATGAGCAAAAATTGCAACAGCTGATCTCTCTTTTTAGTTATCTTTTGTTGAAAACGAGCGGGGATGTAAAAGAAGCTCTTGAATGGATGAGGATGATAGGTGAAGAAAACAATTTATTTGATGAAAAATTTACTTTTAACGATTTTGTGCAGAAGCTAAAGGAGATGGGTTATATTGAAGAAGCTAAAGATATGTTAATTTTAACGACGAAAGGAGTTCAAAGAATAAGACAAGATGCATTAAATGAGATCTTCAACGGCTTGAAGAAAGGTCCTTTATCTGGATATCACGAGACTCCTCACTCTGGCGAAGGAATTGATAGATTAAGCGAGACAAAGCCGTATCAGTTTGGAGATCAACCAATGAACATTGACCTTACATCAACTATTACAAATGCTTTAATAAGAGATGGAGTTGACGATTTTTCTATAAAAGAAGAGGACTTGCAAGTTTATGAAACTGAATTTATGACCTCTTGTGCCACGGTTATTTTGCTTGATATAAGCCATAGCATGATTTTATACGGCGAAGATAGAATAACTCCAGCGAAGCAAGTATCACTTGCGCTTGCAGAACTTATAAGAACACGCTTTCCAAAAGATAAACTTTATATCGTTGTTTTCGGTGATGATGCAAAGATAATAACTTTGTCTGAACTTCCTTTTGTAAGTGTTGGACCATATCATACAAATACGAAAGCGGCTCTTCAGCTCGCAAGGCATATCTTGAGAAAAGAGGGGAATGTAAACAAGCAAATCTTTCTTGTCACGGATGGAAAACCATCGGCAATTTTTGAACCTGATGGAAGATTGTATAAAAATTCATTTGGGCTTGATCCAAAGATAGTGAATAAAACCCTTGATGAAGCTGTCGCATGCCGGAGGGAGAAGATAACAATATGCACTTTCATGGTTGCGAGAGATCCGTATTTGATAAATTTCGTGGAGGAATTAACGAAAGCAAATCGCGGAAGGGCTTATTATTCTGCGCTTGATAAGCTTGGTGAATTCGTATTTGTTGATTATATCAGAAACAGGCGAAAGAGAGTAAGATACAATTTGTAGGATTTACCTTCCGACGAGAATTCTTCTTGCGAGAAATTCAGGCAAGCCGTTTTGAATTATTTTGATTGAAGCCCTCTCAACATCATACTCAGAGCGTATCTCCTCGTATGTCCATTTATCTAAATCAAATATCCCAAGGCATAATCTCCAATCCCCATCTCTTGGTTGTCCTATGCTTCCGACATTGATTATGTATCTTGTGTTTCTGTCAAGTTTTCCATTGTAATAACCATTTTCAGGGAATATCCCTGGAAAGTGAGAATGACCTATAAAGCAAATTTTCTCTTTGAAATAGTGGAATTGAACTTTGGCTTGTGCTTCTGTAAATATATATTCCCATTCTTTCGGTTGCGCTGGAGATGAGTGAACAAAAAGTAAATTTTTAAAAGACACTGTAAACGGAAGGGATTTTAAAAAATCAAGATTTTCTTTCGTTAAAACTTCTCTTGTCCAAATGTCGGATTCCCGAGCATATGAGCTAAAGTAATAAAGTTCGGTTGGATCAACAGCAACAGCATAGTCATGATTTCCCATTACGACATATTTAGCTCGCTTTCTTACAAGTTCAACGCATTCGTTCGGATTCGCACCATATCCAACTATATCACCAAGACAAACGATTTCATCAACATTTTTCGTGTCAATTATTTCCAACGCTTTTGTCAAAGCCTCAAGATTTGAATGTATGTCAGAAATTATTGCTATTCGCAAGGTTTGTTAAAAAGTTCGCCCGATTTTTTTAGTAATTTACAAATTTTCAAATAAAGAAAAAATTAGGTTTAGTTTTAAACGACCGAAATTTGGCAATCTTTTAGTTTAAGGAAGTTAAAAAAGTGAACTTTGGAATGCCTGGCTTCGTTTATGATTTGGCACCGAAGTTTATATCAATCTTTTATTTTTTCATACTTTGATATCATTCTACCGACAAGTATTCCAGCTTCATATTCTGGGACGATAACTTCATCTGCCCCTGCCCCTTTCATCGCTTCAGCATATCTTAAATTCCCAGCTCGTGAAATTATTTTTATATTCGGGTTTAACATCTTTGCAGTGATTGTTATATAAAGATTGTCCGCATCGTTATCAATTAGTGTGCAAAGAATTTTTGCTTTCTTAATTCCAGCGTTGAGTAAGACATTTCTTCTTCTTGCATCACCATGAATTACATTTATACCTTCTTTGAGAAGCTCTTTCGCAAGGCCTTCGTTCATCTCTATTAAAACGAACGGAAGATTTAATTTTATTAGTTCATCAACAACTGTTCTGCCGACCTGACCGTAGCCACAAATTATGTAGTGATTTTTAAGTCTTGAAATTGCGACTTCACTCATACGCTTCCTCCACAATGTTTTTATTTCCCCGCTAAATACATTTACGAGAATTCTTTCAATAAACCAAACCTGGAAAAAGAAAATTCCGATGTAAACAATGAAAGCGAAAATTTTGGTTATATCTTTTCTATGTTCTGAAATTCCATGTGGGTGAGTTATCCAGAAAAAAGCATCAATCCAAGATATATCCTTTTCAAGGTTTTTATAAACTATTATTGAGATGGCAAAGAATAGTATCAAAAAAATCAGTGGCGGCGAGATTGATATCAAGACAAAGCGAAAAATTCTTAAGATGTTTTTAATCATTTGCGTTTCTGCCTGTATTTTCTAACAAGTTGTTGTGCCCGCTAATTAAATTAATTTGCGTAAAATTTAGTAAAATTCTAAAAATCTCTCAATTTTAAATTTTCAATATCCCATTGCTAAGCCATAACCTCTCGGATCAGCTGCTCCGTATTTAATTCCGTTTTCGTCAATTAAAATTGCTTGAACTTCCCCTTGAAAGCCTCTTCTTTCTACAATTTTATGCCCACGCTTTTTTAAGTTTTCAACTACATCAAGTGGCAAACCGCGCCTTTCGTAGTATATTTCATCTGGATACCATTGGTGGTGGATCCTTGGTGCGTCAACTGCTTCTTGAATGTTCATTCCGAAGTCAATCACATTCAAAATTACTTGAAGAACAGATGTTATAATCGTTGAACCACCGGGCGAACCTAAAACAAGAAATGGTTTACCATTTTTCAAAACTATGGTTGGAGTCATAGAACTTAACATTCTTTTTTCTGGCTGAATTGAATTTGCTTTATTTCCCAATAAGCCGAATTGATTTGGTGTGCCCGGTTTTGCGCTGAAATCATCCATCTCGTTGTTTAGGAAAAATCCAGCTCCATCAACGACGACCATTGAGCCAAAGGAGCTATTAATTGTTGTTGTCACGCTTACCACATTTCCCCATTTGTCAACAACCGAGTAGTGAGTCGTTTGATCTCCTTCGGATGGTGGGGAGACAGAACGAATGATTTTGGAACTTGGAGTTGCATAAAATGTATCAATTTCGTTTGCGATTTCCCTTGCGTATTCTTTTGATAAAAGTTTATCAAGTGGTATATCAATGAAATCGGGATCACCGAGGTATTCAGCTCTATCTGCGTAAACTCTTTTCATTGCCTCAACAAGGTAGTGAATTGTGTAAGATGAGCCAAAACCATATTTTTTTAAATCAAAGTTTTCAAGAATGTTAAGAAGTTGAATTAGGCAAACACCACCAGAACTTGGTGGACCCATTGAGATAATCTCATATCCACGATAATTTCCAATTACAGGTTTTCTTATCACTGGTTGATATTTTTCAAGGTCTTCGTAGGTTATTATCCCACCACCTCTTTTCATTTCTGCGACGATTAAATCAGCGACTTTACCTTTGTAAAAACCATCACGACCTTTATCTCTTATCAATTTTAAAACTTTTGCGAGATCTTTTTGCACAAGGCGATCACCAGCTTTATATGGTTCTCCGTTTTTAGAAAAATACTTCATCGTGCTCGGAAACTTTTTAAAGTGTTCAAACACATTTTTGAATGCATTTGCAAGCCCTTCGTTTACGATAAAACCTTTTTCAGCAAGTTGAATTGCTGGCTTTAAAACTTCTTTTCTTGACATTGTCCCATACTTTTCAAGTGCAAGCAATAATCCAGCAACTGAGCCAGGGACGCCAACTGATAAGTGTCCAATTTGACTTTTTTCGGGAATAAAATTTCCATTTTCATCAAGAAACATATTTTCATGAGCTTTTAACGGTGCTTTTTCTCTGTAATCAATTGTAACGGTTTCACCATTTGCCATTCTTATTACCATAAATCCACCTCCTCCGATATTTCCAGCTTGAGGGTAGGTTACCGCAAGAGCAAAGCCAACTGCAACGGCTGCGTCAACGGCGTTTCCACCTTTTTTTAGAATTTCAATTCCAACCTTTGTTGCGATGGAATCAGAAGAAACGACCATGCCGTTATATGCTTTAACTGGTTTTCTTGATGCAGATTCAAGACAGGGGATATTGAAAGCATAAGCGACGAGAAGTAAAACTACGAAAGCACGAAAATTTCTTCTCATCTTTCGTTTGTGAAATTTGTTTTCAAAGTTCAATAGATTTTACTGATTATTTTAACTTTAATCAAGAAATCAGCGAGGTAAGATTTTCTCGTTTCAACCCTAAATTTGCGAAAAACATAGGCTTTGTTTTGTTTCTGCACAATTTCAAAACGAAATTACCTTCGCTAAATACAGGTTTTGTTTTATTTTCACAAATTTTTTAACTTTCAAAAAAATAAATCATTCGTACTTCTATGTTGAATGATAAGTATGAAGCGGTCATTGGACTTGAAGTTCATGCTCAGCTATTGACTAATTCAAAAGCATTTTGCAGTTGTTCAACTAAATTTGGGCTTCCGCCGAATTCAAATGTTTGTCCTGTTTGCCTTGGCATGCCTGGGACATTGCCTGTTTTAAATAAAAAGGTTGTTGAGTTCGCAATTAAACTTGGTCTTGCGACACATTGCAAAATCAGAACATACTCAATTTTCGCCCGAAAAAACTATTTCTATCCTGACTTACCTAAGGGATATCAAATATCGCAATATGAGGAACCAATTTGCTACGATGGTTATGTTGAAATTGAGCTCAAAAACGGCGAAAAGAAGAAAATCAGATTGAAAAGAATTCATATGGAAGAAGACGCTGGCAAATCAATCCACGATCAAGATATTGACACATTGATTGACATAAATAGATGTGGTGTCCCACTTCTTGAAATAGTGACGGAGCCAGATATAAGAACCCCTCAAGAAGCTGCTCTTTACTTAACAAAGATAAGGCAACTCGTTCAATATCTTGACATTTGCGATGGAAATATGGAGGAAGGTTCATTAAGATGCGATGCAAATGTATCCGTTAGATTAAAAGGTGAGACAAAGCTTGGGACAAAAACAGAGGTTAAAAATATGAATTCAATCAAAAATGTTGAGAAAGCGCTTGAATACGAGATAAATCGTCAAATTCAAATACTTGAAAATGGCGGGACAATCGTCCAAGAAACATTGCTTTGGGACGCTGGATCTGGAGTTGTAAGACCAATGCGTTCAAAAGAAGAAGCACACGATTACAGATATTTTCCCGAACCAGATCTCGTCCCTGTAATTGTATCAGAAGAATGGATAGAAGAAATTAAAAAATCACTTCCTGAACTTCCAGAGGAAAAAAGAGATAGATTTATGAAACAATATGGGCTACCAAAGTATGATGCTGAAGTTTTAACATCTTCAAAATCTCTTGCGGAGTATTACGAGCAATGTGTGAGATTTACCGATGACTATAAATCTGCGAGCAATTGGATAATGGTTGAGGTTTTGAAAATTTTAAATGACAGGCAAATTGAAATAACCGACTTCAAAGTAAAGCCAGAATTTCTTGCGAAGATAATAAACATGGTAAATAACGGCAGGATTAATCAAACGACAGCTAAAAAGGTTCTTGAAGAAATATCAGAAACAGGCGAGGAACCAGAATCGCTTAT
Encoded here:
- a CDS encoding VWA domain-containing protein → MTDEQKLQQLISLFSYLLLKTSGDVKEALEWMRMIGEENNLFDEKFTFNDFVQKLKEMGYIEEAKDMLILTTKGVQRIRQDALNEIFNGLKKGPLSGYHETPHSGEGIDRLSETKPYQFGDQPMNIDLTSTITNALIRDGVDDFSIKEEDLQVYETEFMTSCATVILLDISHSMILYGEDRITPAKQVSLALAELIRTRFPKDKLYIVVFGDDAKIITLSELPFVSVGPYHTNTKAALQLARHILRKEGNVNKQIFLVTDGKPSAIFEPDGRLYKNSFGLDPKIVNKTLDEAVACRREKITICTFMVARDPYLINFVEELTKANRGRAYYSALDKLGEFVFVDYIRNRRKRVRYNL
- a CDS encoding metallophosphatase family protein — its product is MRIAIISDIHSNLEALTKALEIIDTKNVDEIVCLGDIVGYGANPNECVELVRKRAKYVVMGNHDYAVAVDPTELYYFSSYARESDIWTREVLTKENLDFLKSLPFTVSFKNLLFVHSSPAQPKEWEYIFTEAQAKVQFHYFKEKICFIGHSHFPGIFPENGYYNGKLDRNTRYIINVGSIGQPRDGDWRLCLGIFDLDKWTYEEIRSEYDVERASIKIIQNGLPEFLARRILVGR
- a CDS encoding NAD-binding protein gives rise to the protein MILFFAISIIVYKNLEKDISWIDAFFWITHPHGISEHRKDITKIFAFIVYIGIFFFQVWFIERILVNVFSGEIKTLWRKRMSEVAISRLKNHYIICGYGQVGRTVVDELIKLNLPFVLIEMNEGLAKELLKEGINVIHGDARRRNVLLNAGIKKAKILCTLIDNDADNLYITITAKMLNPNIKIISRAGNLRYAEAMKGAGADEVIVPEYEAGILVGRMISKYEKIKD
- the ggt gene encoding gamma-glutamyltransferase codes for the protein MRRNFRAFVVLLLVAYAFNIPCLESASRKPVKAYNGMVVSSDSIATKVGIEILKKGGNAVDAAVAVGFALAVTYPQAGNIGGGGFMVIRMANGETVTIDYREKAPLKAHENMFLDENGNFIPEKSQIGHLSVGVPGSVAGLLLALEKYGTMSRKEVLKPAIQLAEKGFIVNEGLANAFKNVFEHFKKFPSTMKYFSKNGEPYKAGDRLVQKDLAKVLKLIRDKGRDGFYKGKVADLIVAEMKRGGGIITYEDLEKYQPVIRKPVIGNYRGYEIISMGPPSSGGVCLIQLLNILENFDLKKYGFGSSYTIHYLVEAMKRVYADRAEYLGDPDFIDIPLDKLLSKEYAREIANEIDTFYATPSSKIIRSVSPPSEGDQTTHYSVVDKWGNVVSVTTTINSSFGSMVVVDGAGFFLNNEMDDFSAKPGTPNQFGLLGNKANSIQPEKRMLSSMTPTIVLKNGKPFLVLGSPGGSTIITSVLQVILNVIDFGMNIQEAVDAPRIHHQWYPDEIYYERRGLPLDVVENLKKRGHKIVERRGFQGEVQAILIDENGIKYGAADPRGYGLAMGY
- the gatB gene encoding Asp-tRNA(Asn)/Glu-tRNA(Gln) amidotransferase subunit GatB, translated to MLNDKYEAVIGLEVHAQLLTNSKAFCSCSTKFGLPPNSNVCPVCLGMPGTLPVLNKKVVEFAIKLGLATHCKIRTYSIFARKNYFYPDLPKGYQISQYEEPICYDGYVEIELKNGEKKKIRLKRIHMEEDAGKSIHDQDIDTLIDINRCGVPLLEIVTEPDIRTPQEAALYLTKIRQLVQYLDICDGNMEEGSLRCDANVSVRLKGETKLGTKTEVKNMNSIKNVEKALEYEINRQIQILENGGTIVQETLLWDAGSGVVRPMRSKEEAHDYRYFPEPDLVPVIVSEEWIEEIKKSLPELPEEKRDRFMKQYGLPKYDAEVLTSSKSLAEYYEQCVRFTDDYKSASNWIMVEVLKILNDRQIEITDFKVKPEFLAKIINMVNNGRINQTTAKKVLEEISETGEEPESLIERKGLAQISDEKFIEDAVVKVLENNKENIERYFSGKDKLFGYFVGEVMKLTKGKANPKIVNEILRKKLDEMKEKVG